From Labrus bergylta chromosome 22, fLabBer1.1, whole genome shotgun sequence, one genomic window encodes:
- the neurl4 gene encoding neuralized-like protein 4 isoform X1: protein MAAELHPRSGKLIGLSNSNRTARRNQPVQEFNHGLVLSKEPLRDRDVFTVRIDKKVNSWSGSIEIGVTALDPAALDFPSSATGLKGGSWIVSGCSVLRDGRSVLEEYGRDLDQLAEGDRVGIQRSSRGELHLWVNGQDCGAAASGLPPKLWAVVDLYGKCTQVTVVGCEPPPPSAEKETIERDEEVEDEEEEEEEEEEEVVVCGVREDTGITALMNVAAMNGMMNGDEVPELSCSHSRPDKFPNNLEPDTVLTEHQLFDVFNNAIVSFYRSEDEGGGEDGGGGGGGGGGSGGGNAGTESSSRNDRGSNSSGGGAVNSDSGTGTTTGGGGGGGGGGGSSGGEGENTNNSPAGNGGVGQGVVTGGMTTNDALLFHEKCGTLIKLSNNNKTAERRRPLDEFNNGVVMTNRPLRHNEMFEIRIDKLVDKWSGSIEIGVTTHNPNNLDYPATMTNLRSGTIMMSGCGILTNGKGTRREYCEFSLDELQEGDHIGLMRKASGALHFYINGIDQGVAAAQTPAVVYGVVDLYGMAVKVTIVHNHNHSDRLRRNNAIMRALSPDVGRPRPSLSLTPDPEGPDRLLFHHNCGQKAAIISDGRTALRPHATDDFNHGVVLSSRPLRSNEVFQVRIDKMVDKWAGSIEIGVTTHNPAYLQLPSTMTNLRSGTWMMTGNGVMHNGTTILDEYGHNLDRLKAGDTVGVVRKEDGSLHFFVNGVAQGPAAWNVPPSVYAVVDLYGQAAQATIMDDMVDLPPLPEDSSDGPTAMSPGSPCSVGGASTTNDLRFHQLHGTNAVITNGGRTALRQNCRSEFNDAIVISSRFLRDGELFEIIIQKMVDRWSGSIEAGVTAIRPEELEFPNTMTDIDYDTWMLSGTAIMQDGNTMRNNYGCDLDSLTTASRIGMMRSATGDLHYYINGIDQGVACTGLPPEVFAVIDLYGQCVQVSITSSSGPLDNSLCTSNVTEKSFPIHSPGTHQGPRSVAGVAHRLHSKHGKNVILLGEGCQAVRVGGYAHGIVFSARELKADELFELRIDEVDEQWCGSLHIGLTTLSPPELPSCPLSGLSPSLPQLRTKVTWLLCGSEVRRNGVLQRQNYCCSLDRLTVGNRVGVKRCSDDTMHIFIDGEDMGPAATAVSKNVFAVLDLYGRITAVSIVSSSLMEDMDSVKAPSLSSDSCSEGEEDSTPVREVGIQNQESALTLESPGLKLFVSPPLQVETEPCALVPTVMAFLENHGKNIQLSNQNLTAARVSSYNQGLLVTAHPLARQQLFQFQIDRLNLSWTSSLSLGVIGHSPDRLNFPSTACCLKRSAWLLQRDSVFHNSLKICENYGPNLDTCPEGTLLGLLVDANSCLHLYVNGMDQGVAAQDIPSPCYPFIDLYGQCEQVTIVTNNVPAAGGEIGEPRCQGDMEKADMVDGIKESVCWTPPPEVNPNKTCEYQALCSRFKDLLTLPDGYFNEDAKYNLCYCESCHKLRGDEAYYKRGEPPRDYALPFGWCRFALRIKPHCEVANALKKWHIAYHGTSVGALRRTLDHSQLLAGTSSIFSVSPAKAEGPNGYSEPEENSAPGREVPRVRLSPTMRYSGMEIFAPKVQFQDPRSHRCHQAQVGFQVCVRPGSYKVGPQTLGNSEPLDPRFSNSEIEWITKEEGGTLLYGLLIRVE from the exons ATGGCGGCGGAGCTGCATCCGCGGAGCGGAAAGCTGATCGGCCTGTCCAACTCGAACCGAACCGCCCGGCGCAACCAGCCAGTCCAGGAGTTCAACCACGGCCTGGTGCTCAGTAAAGAGCCGCTGAGGGACAGGGATGTCTTCACCGTTCGCATCGACAAGAAG GTGAACTCGTGGAGCGGTTCCATAGAGATTGGCGTGACGGCATTGGACCCCGCGGCACTGGACTTCCCCAGCAGTGCCACGGGCCTCAAGGGCGGCTCTTGGATCGTGTCGGGCTGCTCGGTGCTACGGGACGGCCGCTCCGTCCTGGAGGAGTACGGCCGGGACCTTGACCAGCTAGCCGAGGGCGACCGGGTGGGCATCCAGCGCAGCTCCCGCGGCGAGCTCCACCTCTGGGTGAATGGACAGGACTGCGGCGCGGCGGCGAGCGGGTTGCCGCCGAAGCTGTGGGCGGTGGTGGACCTGTACGGCAAGTGCACTCAAGTGACAGTGGTGGGCTGTGAGCCGCCGCCGCCCTCTGCGGAGAAAGAGACAATAGAAAGGGACgaggaggtggaggatgaggaggaggaggaggaggaggaggaagaggaggtggtggtgtGCGGCGTGCGGGAGGATACAGGGATCACGGCACTGATGAATGTGGCAGCAATGAATGGAATGATGAACGGAGATGAAG TGCCTGAGCTTAGCTGCAGTCACAGCAGACCGGACAAGTTCCCCAACAACCTGGAACCAGACACGG tTCTAACAGAGCACCAGCTCTTTGACGTGTTCAACAATGCAATAGTTTCTTTTTATCGCTCTGAAGATGAGGGTggaggggaggatggaggaggaggaggaggcggcggcggcggcagcggAGGAGGAAATGCGGGCACCGAGTCTTCTTCTAGGAATGACAGGGGGAGCAATAGCAGCGGAGGAGGCGCGGTCAACAGCGACAGCGGGACAGGGacaacaacaggaggaggaggaggaggaggaggaggaggaggtagtaGTGGCGGAGAAggtgaaaatacaaacaacagtcCTGCTGGTAACGGCGGCGTCGGGCAGGGGGTGGTGACAGGCGGGATGACGACAAACGACGCGTTGCTCTTTCACGAAAAGTGTGGCACGCTAATCAaactgagcaacaacaacaagacgGCCGAGCGGAGGAGACCGCTGGACGAGTTCAATAACGGCGTGGTGATGACCAACCGGCCACTGCGACACAACGAGATGTTCGAG ATACGTATTGATAAGCTAGTGGACAAGTGGTCAGGATCCATAGAGATCGGAGTGACCACACACAATCCAAACAACCTGGACTATCCTGCAACTATGACCAATCTGCGCTCAG GTACAATCATGATGAGTGGCTGTGGGATACTGACGAACGGGAAAGGAACCCGCAGAGAATACTGTGAATTCAGCCTCGATGAACTTCAG GAGGGCGATCACATTGGGTTAATGCGCAAAGCCAGCGGGGCGCTCCATTTCTACATCAATGGAATCGACCAAG GTGTTGCTGCAGCCCAGACCCCTGCCGTGGTCTACGGCGTGGTCGACCTCTACGGCATGGCCGTCAAAGTCACCATAGTCCATAACCACAACCACAGTGACCGCCTCAGACGCAACAACGCCATCATGAGGGCTCTATCCCCCGACGTAGGCCGACCCAGGCCATCCCTCTCCCTCACACCAGACCCGGAGGGGCCCGACCGGTTACTCTTCCACCACAACTGTGGTCAGAAGGCCGCCATAATCAGTGATGGCAGGACGGCCCTGCGGCCACA cgCCACTGATGACTTCAACCATGGCGTCGTCCTGAGCAGCCGACCGCTGCGCTCCAACGAGGTGTTCCAGGTTCGCATTGACAAGATGGTGGACAAGTGGGCGGGTTCCATCGAAATCGGCGTCACAACGCACAACCCTGCATACCTGCAGCTGCCCTCCACCATGACCAACCTGCgctctg GGACTTGGATGATGACGGGAAATGGTGTCATGCACAATGGAACTACAATACTGGACGAGTACGGACACAACCTGGACCGGCTTAAA GCCGGTGACACTGTAGGCGTAGTTCGGAAAGAAGATGGCAGCCTCCACTTCTTCGTGAACGGTGTGGCTCAGGGCCCCGCTGCCTGGAATGTTCCTCCCAGCGTGTACGCCGTGGTCGATCTTTATGGCCAGGCTGCTCAGGCCACCATCATGGATGACATGG tcgacctccctcctctccctgagGACAGCTCAGACGGACCCACAGCCATGTCCCCTGGGAGTCCCTgctcagtgggcggggccagcaCAACCAACGACCTGCGTTTCCACCAGCTACACGGCACCAACGCCGTCATTACCAACGGGGGGCGCACCGCCCTGCGTCAGAACTGCCGCAGCGAGTTCAACGACGCGATCGTCATTTCCAGCAG GTTCCTACGAGACGGAGAGCTGTTTGAAATCATCATCCAGAAGATGGTGGACCGCTGGTCGGGTTCAATAGAAGCAG GAGTGACAGCAATCAGGCCAGAGGAGCTCGAGTTTCCCAACACTATGACCGACATCGACTACGACACGTGGATGCTCAG TGGAACAGCCATCATGCAGGATGGCAACACAATGCGCAACAACTACGGCTGTGACCTGGACTCCTTAACCACCGCTTCACGGATCGGCATGATGCGCTCGGCCACTGGCGACCTCCACTATTACATCAATGGCATAGACCAAGGCGTTGCCTGCACCGGTCTGCCACCAG aggtGTTTGCTGTGATAGACTTGTACGGTCAGTGTGTTCAGGTGTCTATCACCAGCTCCTCAGGCCCGCTGGACAACAGTCTCTGTACCAGCAACGTCACTGAGAAGAGCTTCCCCATCCATTCTCCAGGTACACACCAGGGTCCCCGCTCAG tagcaGGTGTTGCCCATCGCCTCCACAGTAAACACGGTAAAAACGTGATCCTGCTCGGTGAGGGCTGCCAGGCGGTCAGAGTCGGAGGTTACGCTCACGGCATCGTGTTCAGCGCAAGGGAACTCAAAGCAGACGAACTGTTCGAG TTGAGGATCGATGAGGTGGATGAGCAGTGGTGTGGTTCGCTGCACATCGGTCTGACCACGCTGTCCCCCCCAGAGCTGCCGTCCTGCCCACTGTCAggtctctccccctccctcccgcAGCTTCGCACCAAGGTCACCTGGCTGCTCTGCGGCTCAGAAGTCCGTCGCAACGGTGTGCTGCAGCGGCAGAACTACTGCTGCTCACTGGACCGGCTGACG GTTGGGAACCGTGTGGGGGTAAAGAGATGCAGTGACGACACAATGCACATCTTCATTGATGGAGAAGACATGGGACCTGCAGCCACTGCAGTGTccaag AATGTGTTTGCAGTTTTGGACCTATATGGGCGGATAACAGCAGTGTCCATAGTGAGCTCATCTTTAATGGAGGACATGGACAGCGTCAAGGCCCCCTCGCTCTCCTCAGACAGCTGcagtgaaggagaggaggacagcACCCCTGTCAGAGAGGTAGGAATCCAAAACCAGGAGAGCGCCTTGACTTTAGAGAGTCCGGGTCTCAAGCTCTTCGTGTCACCACCGCTCCAGGTTGAGACTGAGCCGTGTGCGCTTGTACCGACTGTCATGGCGTTCCTGGAAAACCACGGCAAAAACATCCAACTGTCCAACCAGAACCTGACAGCAGCCAGAGTGTCAAGCTACAACCAGGGCCTGCTGGTCACCGCCCATCCCCTCGCTCGCCAGCAGCTTTTCCAG TTTCAGATCGACCGTCTGAACTTGTCATGGACGTCGTCGCTGTCGTTAGGAGTGATCGGCCACTCGCCCGACCGGCTCAACTTCCCCTCCACAGCGTGTTGTCTGAAACGCTCCGCctggctgctgcagagagactcGGTCTTCCACAACTCTCTAAAG ATATGTGAGAACTACGGTCCTAATCTGGACACTTGTCCTGAAGGGACGTTGTTGGGTCTGCTGGTGGATGCCAACAGCTGTCTTCACCTTTACGTCAATGGCATGGACCAGGGTGTGGCAGCGCAGGACATCCCTTCACCCTGCTACCCCTTCATAGATCTCTACGGCCAGTGTGAACAG gTTACTATAGTTACGAACAATGTGCCAGCTGCGGGGGGAGAAATTGGTGAACCACGATGTCAGGGCGACATGGAGAAGGCGGACATGGTTGACG GAATCAAAGAGAGTGTGTGCTGGACGCCCCCTCCAGAGGTCAACCCCAACAAGACCTGTGAGTACCAGGCTCTGTGCTCACGCTTCAAAGACCTGCTCACGCTACCAG ATGGGTATTTTAACGAAGATGCTAAGTACAACCTGTGCTACTGTGAGTCCTGCCACAAGCTCCGGGGTGACGAGGCTTATTATAAGAGAGGAGAGCCGCCCCGGGACTACGCCTTGCCCTTTGGCTGGTGCCGCTTCGCCCTCAG GATCAAGCCCCACTGTGAGGTTGCCAATGCACTGAAGAAATGGCATATAGCTTACCACGGCACCAGTGTAGGAGCCCTGCGACGCACGCTCGACCACAGCCAGCTGCTGGCCG GAACGTCGTCCATCTTCTCAGTGTCCCCAGCCAAAGCGGAGGGACCCAATGGCTACAGTGAGCCTGAAGAGAACAGCGCCCCTGGCAGGGAGGTTCCTAGAGTGCGGCTCTCCCCCACCATGCGCTACTCCGGCATGGAGATCTTTGCCCCTAAAGTGCa ATTTCAGGACCCCCGTTCTCACCGCTGCCACCAGGCCCAGGTAGGAttccaggtgtgtgtgcgtcCCGGCTCCTACAAGGTGGGACCCCAGACGCTTGGCAACAGCGAGCCTCTGGATCCTCGTTTCAGCAACTCAGAGATCGAGTGGATCACGAAGGAGGAGGGCGGCACGCTCCTCTACGGACTGCTCATCCGGGTCGAGTGA
- the neurl4 gene encoding neuralized-like protein 4 isoform X4, translating to MAAELHPRSGKLIGLSNSNRTARRNQPVQEFNHGLVLSKEPLRDRDVFTVRIDKKVNSWSGSIEIGVTALDPAALDFPSSATGLKGGSWIVSGCSVLRDGRSVLEEYGRDLDQLAEGDRVGIQRSSRGELHLWVNGQDCGAAASGLPPKLWAVVDLYGKCTQVTVVGCEPPPPSAEKETIERDEEVEDEEEEEEEEEEEVVVCGVREDTGITALMNVAAMNGMMNGDEVPELSCSHSRPDKFPNNLEPDTVLTEHQLFDVFNNAIVSFYRSEDEGGGEDGGGGGGGGGGSGGGNAGTESSSRNDRGSNSSGGGAVNSDSGTGTTTGGGGGGGGGGGSSGGEGENTNNSPAGNGGVGQGVVTGGMTTNDALLFHEKCGTLIKLSNNNKTAERRRPLDEFNNGVVMTNRPLRHNEMFEIRIDKLVDKWSGSIEIGVTTHNPNNLDYPATMTNLRSGTIMMSGCGILTNGKGTRREYCEFSLDELQEGDHIGLMRKASGALHFYINGIDQGVAAAQTPAVVYGVVDLYGMAVKVTIVHNHNHSDRLRRNNAIMRALSPDVGRPRPSLSLTPDPEGPDRLLFHHNCGQKAAIISDGRTALRPHATDDFNHGVVLSSRPLRSNEVFQVRIDKMVDKWAGSIEIGVTTHNPAYLQLPSTMTNLRSGTWMMTGNGVMHNGTTILDEYGHNLDRLKAGDTVGVVRKEDGSLHFFVNGVAQGPAAWNVPPSVYAVVDLYGQAAQATIMDDMVDLPPLPEDSSDGPTAMSPGSPCSVGGASTTNDLRFHQLHGTNAVITNGGRTALRQNCRSEFNDAIVISSRFLRDGELFEIIIQKMVDRWSGSIEAGVTAIRPEELEFPNTMTDIDYDTWMLSGTAIMQDGNTMRNNYGCDLDSLTTASRIGMMRSATGDLHYYINGIDQGVACTGLPPEVFAVIDLYGQCVQVSITSSSGPLDNSLCTSNVTEKSFPIHSPGTHQGPRSVAGVAHRLHSKHGKNVILLGEGCQAVRVGGYAHGIVFSARELKADELFELRIDEVDEQWCGSLHIGLTTLSPPELPSCPLSGLSPSLPQLRTKVTWLLCGSEVRRNGVLQRQNYCCSLDRLTVGNRVGVKRCSDDTMHIFIDGEDMGPAATAVSKNVFAVLDLYGRITAVSIVSSSLMEDMDSVKAPSLSSDSCSEGEEDSTPVREVETEPCALVPTVMAFLENHGKNIQLSNQNLTAARVSSYNQGLLVTAHPLARQQLFQFQIDRLNLSWTSSLSLGVIGHSPDRLNFPSTACCLKRSAWLLQRDSVFHNSLKICENYGPNLDTCPEGTLLGLLVDANSCLHLYVNGMDQGVAAQDIPSPCYPFIDLYGQCEQVTIVTNNVPAAGGEIGEPRCQGDMEKADMVDGIKESVCWTPPPEVNPNKTCEYQALCSRFKDLLTLPDGYFNEDAKYNLCYCESCHKLRGDEAYYKRGEPPRDYALPFGWCRFALRIKPHCEVANALKKWHIAYHGTSVGALRRTLDHSQLLAGTSSIFSVSPAKAEGPNGYSEPEENSAPGREVPRVRLSPTMRYSGMEIFAPKVQFQDPRSHRCHQAQVGFQVCVRPGSYKVGPQTLGNSEPLDPRFSNSEIEWITKEEGGTLLYGLLIRVE from the exons ATGGCGGCGGAGCTGCATCCGCGGAGCGGAAAGCTGATCGGCCTGTCCAACTCGAACCGAACCGCCCGGCGCAACCAGCCAGTCCAGGAGTTCAACCACGGCCTGGTGCTCAGTAAAGAGCCGCTGAGGGACAGGGATGTCTTCACCGTTCGCATCGACAAGAAG GTGAACTCGTGGAGCGGTTCCATAGAGATTGGCGTGACGGCATTGGACCCCGCGGCACTGGACTTCCCCAGCAGTGCCACGGGCCTCAAGGGCGGCTCTTGGATCGTGTCGGGCTGCTCGGTGCTACGGGACGGCCGCTCCGTCCTGGAGGAGTACGGCCGGGACCTTGACCAGCTAGCCGAGGGCGACCGGGTGGGCATCCAGCGCAGCTCCCGCGGCGAGCTCCACCTCTGGGTGAATGGACAGGACTGCGGCGCGGCGGCGAGCGGGTTGCCGCCGAAGCTGTGGGCGGTGGTGGACCTGTACGGCAAGTGCACTCAAGTGACAGTGGTGGGCTGTGAGCCGCCGCCGCCCTCTGCGGAGAAAGAGACAATAGAAAGGGACgaggaggtggaggatgaggaggaggaggaggaggaggaggaagaggaggtggtggtgtGCGGCGTGCGGGAGGATACAGGGATCACGGCACTGATGAATGTGGCAGCAATGAATGGAATGATGAACGGAGATGAAG TGCCTGAGCTTAGCTGCAGTCACAGCAGACCGGACAAGTTCCCCAACAACCTGGAACCAGACACGG tTCTAACAGAGCACCAGCTCTTTGACGTGTTCAACAATGCAATAGTTTCTTTTTATCGCTCTGAAGATGAGGGTggaggggaggatggaggaggaggaggaggcggcggcggcggcagcggAGGAGGAAATGCGGGCACCGAGTCTTCTTCTAGGAATGACAGGGGGAGCAATAGCAGCGGAGGAGGCGCGGTCAACAGCGACAGCGGGACAGGGacaacaacaggaggaggaggaggaggaggaggaggaggaggtagtaGTGGCGGAGAAggtgaaaatacaaacaacagtcCTGCTGGTAACGGCGGCGTCGGGCAGGGGGTGGTGACAGGCGGGATGACGACAAACGACGCGTTGCTCTTTCACGAAAAGTGTGGCACGCTAATCAaactgagcaacaacaacaagacgGCCGAGCGGAGGAGACCGCTGGACGAGTTCAATAACGGCGTGGTGATGACCAACCGGCCACTGCGACACAACGAGATGTTCGAG ATACGTATTGATAAGCTAGTGGACAAGTGGTCAGGATCCATAGAGATCGGAGTGACCACACACAATCCAAACAACCTGGACTATCCTGCAACTATGACCAATCTGCGCTCAG GTACAATCATGATGAGTGGCTGTGGGATACTGACGAACGGGAAAGGAACCCGCAGAGAATACTGTGAATTCAGCCTCGATGAACTTCAG GAGGGCGATCACATTGGGTTAATGCGCAAAGCCAGCGGGGCGCTCCATTTCTACATCAATGGAATCGACCAAG GTGTTGCTGCAGCCCAGACCCCTGCCGTGGTCTACGGCGTGGTCGACCTCTACGGCATGGCCGTCAAAGTCACCATAGTCCATAACCACAACCACAGTGACCGCCTCAGACGCAACAACGCCATCATGAGGGCTCTATCCCCCGACGTAGGCCGACCCAGGCCATCCCTCTCCCTCACACCAGACCCGGAGGGGCCCGACCGGTTACTCTTCCACCACAACTGTGGTCAGAAGGCCGCCATAATCAGTGATGGCAGGACGGCCCTGCGGCCACA cgCCACTGATGACTTCAACCATGGCGTCGTCCTGAGCAGCCGACCGCTGCGCTCCAACGAGGTGTTCCAGGTTCGCATTGACAAGATGGTGGACAAGTGGGCGGGTTCCATCGAAATCGGCGTCACAACGCACAACCCTGCATACCTGCAGCTGCCCTCCACCATGACCAACCTGCgctctg GGACTTGGATGATGACGGGAAATGGTGTCATGCACAATGGAACTACAATACTGGACGAGTACGGACACAACCTGGACCGGCTTAAA GCCGGTGACACTGTAGGCGTAGTTCGGAAAGAAGATGGCAGCCTCCACTTCTTCGTGAACGGTGTGGCTCAGGGCCCCGCTGCCTGGAATGTTCCTCCCAGCGTGTACGCCGTGGTCGATCTTTATGGCCAGGCTGCTCAGGCCACCATCATGGATGACATGG tcgacctccctcctctccctgagGACAGCTCAGACGGACCCACAGCCATGTCCCCTGGGAGTCCCTgctcagtgggcggggccagcaCAACCAACGACCTGCGTTTCCACCAGCTACACGGCACCAACGCCGTCATTACCAACGGGGGGCGCACCGCCCTGCGTCAGAACTGCCGCAGCGAGTTCAACGACGCGATCGTCATTTCCAGCAG GTTCCTACGAGACGGAGAGCTGTTTGAAATCATCATCCAGAAGATGGTGGACCGCTGGTCGGGTTCAATAGAAGCAG GAGTGACAGCAATCAGGCCAGAGGAGCTCGAGTTTCCCAACACTATGACCGACATCGACTACGACACGTGGATGCTCAG TGGAACAGCCATCATGCAGGATGGCAACACAATGCGCAACAACTACGGCTGTGACCTGGACTCCTTAACCACCGCTTCACGGATCGGCATGATGCGCTCGGCCACTGGCGACCTCCACTATTACATCAATGGCATAGACCAAGGCGTTGCCTGCACCGGTCTGCCACCAG aggtGTTTGCTGTGATAGACTTGTACGGTCAGTGTGTTCAGGTGTCTATCACCAGCTCCTCAGGCCCGCTGGACAACAGTCTCTGTACCAGCAACGTCACTGAGAAGAGCTTCCCCATCCATTCTCCAGGTACACACCAGGGTCCCCGCTCAG tagcaGGTGTTGCCCATCGCCTCCACAGTAAACACGGTAAAAACGTGATCCTGCTCGGTGAGGGCTGCCAGGCGGTCAGAGTCGGAGGTTACGCTCACGGCATCGTGTTCAGCGCAAGGGAACTCAAAGCAGACGAACTGTTCGAG TTGAGGATCGATGAGGTGGATGAGCAGTGGTGTGGTTCGCTGCACATCGGTCTGACCACGCTGTCCCCCCCAGAGCTGCCGTCCTGCCCACTGTCAggtctctccccctccctcccgcAGCTTCGCACCAAGGTCACCTGGCTGCTCTGCGGCTCAGAAGTCCGTCGCAACGGTGTGCTGCAGCGGCAGAACTACTGCTGCTCACTGGACCGGCTGACG GTTGGGAACCGTGTGGGGGTAAAGAGATGCAGTGACGACACAATGCACATCTTCATTGATGGAGAAGACATGGGACCTGCAGCCACTGCAGTGTccaag AATGTGTTTGCAGTTTTGGACCTATATGGGCGGATAACAGCAGTGTCCATAGTGAGCTCATCTTTAATGGAGGACATGGACAGCGTCAAGGCCCCCTCGCTCTCCTCAGACAGCTGcagtgaaggagaggaggacagcACCCCTGTCAGAGAG GTTGAGACTGAGCCGTGTGCGCTTGTACCGACTGTCATGGCGTTCCTGGAAAACCACGGCAAAAACATCCAACTGTCCAACCAGAACCTGACAGCAGCCAGAGTGTCAAGCTACAACCAGGGCCTGCTGGTCACCGCCCATCCCCTCGCTCGCCAGCAGCTTTTCCAG TTTCAGATCGACCGTCTGAACTTGTCATGGACGTCGTCGCTGTCGTTAGGAGTGATCGGCCACTCGCCCGACCGGCTCAACTTCCCCTCCACAGCGTGTTGTCTGAAACGCTCCGCctggctgctgcagagagactcGGTCTTCCACAACTCTCTAAAG ATATGTGAGAACTACGGTCCTAATCTGGACACTTGTCCTGAAGGGACGTTGTTGGGTCTGCTGGTGGATGCCAACAGCTGTCTTCACCTTTACGTCAATGGCATGGACCAGGGTGTGGCAGCGCAGGACATCCCTTCACCCTGCTACCCCTTCATAGATCTCTACGGCCAGTGTGAACAG gTTACTATAGTTACGAACAATGTGCCAGCTGCGGGGGGAGAAATTGGTGAACCACGATGTCAGGGCGACATGGAGAAGGCGGACATGGTTGACG GAATCAAAGAGAGTGTGTGCTGGACGCCCCCTCCAGAGGTCAACCCCAACAAGACCTGTGAGTACCAGGCTCTGTGCTCACGCTTCAAAGACCTGCTCACGCTACCAG ATGGGTATTTTAACGAAGATGCTAAGTACAACCTGTGCTACTGTGAGTCCTGCCACAAGCTCCGGGGTGACGAGGCTTATTATAAGAGAGGAGAGCCGCCCCGGGACTACGCCTTGCCCTTTGGCTGGTGCCGCTTCGCCCTCAG GATCAAGCCCCACTGTGAGGTTGCCAATGCACTGAAGAAATGGCATATAGCTTACCACGGCACCAGTGTAGGAGCCCTGCGACGCACGCTCGACCACAGCCAGCTGCTGGCCG GAACGTCGTCCATCTTCTCAGTGTCCCCAGCCAAAGCGGAGGGACCCAATGGCTACAGTGAGCCTGAAGAGAACAGCGCCCCTGGCAGGGAGGTTCCTAGAGTGCGGCTCTCCCCCACCATGCGCTACTCCGGCATGGAGATCTTTGCCCCTAAAGTGCa ATTTCAGGACCCCCGTTCTCACCGCTGCCACCAGGCCCAGGTAGGAttccaggtgtgtgtgcgtcCCGGCTCCTACAAGGTGGGACCCCAGACGCTTGGCAACAGCGAGCCTCTGGATCCTCGTTTCAGCAACTCAGAGATCGAGTGGATCACGAAGGAGGAGGGCGGCACGCTCCTCTACGGACTGCTCATCCGGGTCGAGTGA